One stretch of Rhinolophus ferrumequinum isolate MPI-CBG mRhiFer1 chromosome 5, mRhiFer1_v1.p, whole genome shotgun sequence DNA includes these proteins:
- the LOC117022222 gene encoding cytochrome P450 2U1: MASASPQAPAEGLPWPLSLLPAPLGLLRLDPTGGALLLLGLAALLGWRWLWRCRALGIPPGPKPWPVVGNFGFVLLPPFLRGRSWVHRQAREAGMDPSSMGAHVLLAELARVYGNIYSFYIGQHLVVVLNDFHSVREALVQQAEVFSDRPRVPLISLVTKEKGVVFARYGPIWRQQRKFSHSTLRHFGLGKLSLEPKVIKEFRYVKEEMLKHGQDPFNPFPIINNAISNIICSLCFGQRFEYTNNEFKKMLHFMSRGLEICLNTQLQLVNICSWLYYLPFGPFKELRQIEKDITAFLRKIIKDHRQSLDVENPQDFIDMYLLHVEEEKKNNSNSSFNDDYLLYLIGDLFIAGTDTTTNSLLWCLLYMSLNPGIQEKVHEEIERVIGADRAPSLTDKAQMPFTEATIMEVQRLAMVVPLSIPHMTSEKTVLQGYTIPKDTVIVPNLWLVHRDPAIWEKPDDFYPERFLDDQGQLIKKETFIPFGIGKRVCMGEQLAKMELFLMFVSLMQSFTFSLPKDSKKPIMTGRYGLTLAPHPFNIIISKR, translated from the exons ATGGCCTCTGCGTCGCCCCAGGCCCCCGCCGAGGGCTTGCCCTGGCCTCTGAGTCTCCTGCCGGCGCCCCTAGGGCTGCTGCGGCTGGACCCCACCGGCGGCGCGCTGCTGCTGCTCGGCCTGGCCGCGCTGCTCGGCTGGAGATGGCTATGGCGATGCCGGGCGCTGGGCATCCCCCCGGGGCCCAAGCCCTGGCCGGTGGTGGGCAATTTCGGCTTCGTGCTGCTGCCGCCCTTCCTGCGTGGGAGGAGCTGGGTGCACCGGCAGGCGAGGGAGGCAGGCATGGACCCCTCCAGCATGGGCGCGCATGTGTTGCTGGCCGAGCTAGCCCGTGTGTACGGCAACATCTACAGCTTCTACATCGGCCAGCACCTGGTGGTGGTCCTCAACGACTTCCACAGCGTGCGCGAGGCGCTGGTGCAGCAGGCCGAGGTCTTCAGCGACCGCCCGCGGGTGCCGCTCATCTCCCTCGTGACCAAGGAGAAGG GGGTTGTATTCGCACGTTATGGTCCAATCTGGAGACAACAGAGGAAGTTCTCTCATTCAACGCTTCGTCATTTTGGCTTAGGGAAGCTTAGCTTGGAGCCCAAGGTTATCAAGGAGTTCAGATATGTGAAAGAGGAAATGCTAAAGCACGGGCAAGACCCTTTCAACCCCTTCCCCATCATCAACAACGCCATCTCGAACATCATCTGCTCCCTGTGCTTTGGCCAGCGCTTTGAGTACACCAATAATGAGTTTAAGAAAATGCTTCATTTTATGTCACGAGGGTTAGAAATCTGTCTGAACACCCAGCTCCAGCTGGTCAATATATGCTCCTGGCTTTATTACCTTCCCTTTGGACCATTTAAGGAATTAAGACAAATTGAAAAGGACATTACCGCTTTCCTTAGAAAAATCATCAAAGACCATCGACAGTCTCTGGATGTTGAGAACCCTCAGGACTTCATCGACATGTACCTTCTCCatgtggaggaagagaagaaaaataacagcaatagtAGTTTTAATGACGATTACTTGTTGTATCTCATTGGGGATCTCTTCATTGCCGGAACGGATACCACAACTAACTCTTTGCTTTGGTGCCTTCTGTATATGTCACTGAACCCTGGCATACAGG AAAAGGTTCACGAAGAAATTGAAAGGGTCATTGGTGCTGACCGAGCCCCTTCTCTCACTGACAAGGCCCAGATGCCCTTCACAGAAGCCACCATCATGGAGGTGCAGAGGCTGGCTATGGTGGTGCCGCTCTCCATTCCTCATATGACCTCGGAGAAAACAG tgctCCAAGGGTACACTATTCCCAAAGACACAGTGATAGTACCCAACTTGTGGTTAGTGCACAGAGACCCAGCCATTTGGGAGAAACCTGATGATTTCTACCCTGAACGATTTCTGGATGATCAAGGACaacttattaaaaaagaaacttttattccTTTTGGGATAG GGAAACGGGTGTGTATGGGAGAGCAGCTGGCAAAGATGGAATTATTCCTGATGTTTGTGAGTCTAATGCAGAGTTTCACATTCTCTTTACCTAAGGATTCAAAGAAGCCTATCATGACTGGAAGATATGGTCTAACTTTAGCCCCACATCCATTTAACATAATCATTTCAAAGAGATAA